Below is a window of Pirellulales bacterium DNA.
ATCGACGCTGCGCAGGCCACGCCGCCGGACGCCTGGCGCCGCCAGTCCGAATCGAACCGCCAGGGGAGCGCCGGCGCGCTCGAAGCCCAGGCCGGCGCCGAGCTGAGCGCCGCCGAAGCCGAATTTCAAGCCGCGGCCCGGGCGCTTTACGAGCGGCGGATTGCCGCGGGCGTGGCCCGCGAGCAGGCCCGCAAAGACTTACCTCTGTCGACCTACACCGAGGCCTACTGGAAGGCCGACTTGCACAACATCCTGCATTTTCTCGCGCTGCGGATGGACGCGCACGCCCAGTGGGAAATCCGCCAATATGCCCAAACGATCGGCGAGCAGATCGTCAAGCCGCTGTTTCCACTGGTCTGGGAGGCGTTTGTCGATTATCGCCGTGAAGGACTGGTACTCTCGCGGCTCGATCGTGAGCTGATCGCACGGCTCGTGGCGCGGCTCGGCCAGCAGGGCCGTGCCCAGGCCACCGAGGCCGACTTTCTCGCCGTGCAGGACCCGGGATGGGCCGCGATGCGGCGTTGCCGCGAACGCGACGAATGCCGGACCAAGCTCGCCGCGCTAGGGTTGCTCGTGCCAGATTCGGCCGGCGCCGCGGCCACCGACGACCAGAACCTCGAACCGGGAGACAACTGATGGCCGACGCCGTTGCCGAGGAATTGCTCGCCCTTAACCAGAAGCTGCTCGACGCCATCGCAGGAGGCGATTGGGCAACCTACACGACGCTTTGCGATCCGACGCTGACCTGCATCGAGCCTGAGGCCCGGGGCCAGGTCGTCGCCGGCATGGCGTTTCACAAGTACTACTTCGATCTCGGCGCGGGCAATTCACCGCGCCAAAACACGATGGCCTCGCCACAGGTCCGCGTGATGGGCGACGTGGCCCTGCTCGCCTATGTGCGGCTCACGCAGCGGCTCGATGCACATGGCCATCCGCAAACGGCGGCCGTCGAAGAGACCCGCGTCTGGCACAAGCAGCAGGGCGCGTGGAAGCACGTCCACTTCCACCGCTCGGTCGTTGAGTAAGCGGGCAGGGTGGGCGACTGAGCGAGAAGGGCGACTGACCTGCTGCTTCGAGTCAGGTTCCGCTGCGTTCAGGTCAGGGCCCGCTGCGTTCAGGTCAGGGCGCTGCCGGAGCGGCTTCGCCGGCAGGTGGCGTTTCTGCCGGAGCTTCGGCCGGCGGTGCCGTGGCAGGTGCAGCCTCGGCAGGTGCAGCCTCAGCGGGCGTCTCGGGGGCCGGTGCGGCCGCGGCTTCTGCAGCCTCGGTGGCGGCTTCTGCCTTCTTCTCGGCGGCCTTGAGCATCGGATCGAGCTGTGCGTCGGGCGCGGCCTGCAGATCGACCGGGGCGACGATCTGGCGGCTCCGCACCGCCGGGTCGTATTGTCCGGTATCGAGCATCGCCAGGCCCAGGAACAGGGCCACGAACAACAGTGACCCCACAAAGAAGATCGACAGCACCGGCCGGTCCCAGCGCAGGTGCATGAAGTACAAGCACACGAGCATCGCCTTGAAGGTGGCAATGGCCAAGGCGCTGATCAGATCGAGCGGGCCCAGGTGAAACTGCGCCAGGCCCACGGTCAGCAAGGTCAGCGCCATGAGCGCCATCCAGGTGCCGACCAGCGTCGATACCGGTACGACGTGTCCCACGGGCGGGTGCTTGATCATTCCGGCGTGGCCGTCGGTAGCTGCCGCATGTGCCATCGGTCGCGTTCCTTACTGCAAAATCGATCCGCCGGCCGGCGCAACGCGCCGCCGAATGTGTTCAGGGAGTCCAGGGCAATCAGTGAATCAGGTACAACAACGGGAACAGGTAGATCCACACCAAGTCGACCAAGTGCCAGTACAGTCCGACGAAGTCGACCGGCTCGAAGTAGCCGTCGGCAAACTCGCCGCGCAGGGCCCGCCACAACAGCCAGCCGAGCACCCCGATGCCGATCACGACGTGCAGGCCGTGCAGGCCCGTCATGCAGAAGTAGATGCCGAAAAAGATCTGCACGTTCTTCGGCTCATGCGGCGGATGATGGGGTTCGGTCGCCGCCAGGGCCGGGGGCAGCGTGCCTGTCGGACCGGTGCCGGGCGGCGCGAGTGAGCTGCCCGTGGCCGTGGCCGGCGTGATCGG
It encodes the following:
- the thyX gene encoding FAD-dependent thymidylate synthase yields the protein MTTPRAKRLLLRRAGRVRKPGPLAEDDMPTNADEFRRLQWHKFSVLDDGFVTLVDVMGDDQAVVQAARVSYGEGTRKVSDDRQLIRYLMRHWHTTPFEMAEIKLLVRVPMDCWRQWIRHRTANVNEYSTRYSLAIDAAQATPPDAWRRQSESNRQGSAGALEAQAGAELSAAEAEFQAAARALYERRIAAGVAREQARKDLPLSTYTEAYWKADLHNILHFLALRMDAHAQWEIRQYAQTIGEQIVKPLFPLVWEAFVDYRREGLVLSRLDRELIARLVARLGQQGRAQATEADFLAVQDPGWAAMRRCRERDECRTKLAALGLLVPDSAGAAATDDQNLEPGDN
- a CDS encoding cytochrome C oxidase subunit IV family protein, translated to MAHAAATDGHAGMIKHPPVGHVVPVSTLVGTWMALMALTLLTVGLAQFHLGPLDLISALAIATFKAMLVCLYFMHLRWDRPVLSIFFVGSLLFVALFLGLAMLDTGQYDPAVRSRQIVAPVDLQAAPDAQLDPMLKAAEKKAEAATEAAEAAAAPAPETPAEAAPAEAAPATAPPAEAPAETPPAGEAAPAAP
- a CDS encoding nuclear transport factor 2 family protein; this translates as MADAVAEELLALNQKLLDAIAGGDWATYTTLCDPTLTCIEPEARGQVVAGMAFHKYYFDLGAGNSPRQNTMASPQVRVMGDVALLAYVRLTQRLDAHGHPQTAAVEETRVWHKQQGAWKHVHFHRSVVE